A window of Nonomuraea angiospora genomic DNA:
GGTGCCCCCGTCGGAGAACCCCAACCTGGCCGGGTGGTACCGGAACATGTCCACCCCGGGTGAGGCGGGGCCGGCCGTGATCCTCGGGCACAAGGACACCAGGACGCGCAGCGCCGTGTTCAGCAGGCTGCCCGAGCTCAAGAACGGCGACACCATCGAGATCCAGCGCCAGGACAAGACGACCGCGGTGTTCACCGTGGGCGGCATCGAGCAGGCGAGCAAGAAGACGTTCCCGACCCAGCGCGTCTACGGGCCGCAGGAGAACGCTCAACTGCACCTGATCACCTGCGGTGGGGCCTACGATCGCACGATCGGCCACTATGACGACAACGTCATCGTCTATGCGACGATGACGAGCTCCTATCGAAGCTGACAAGCGCGGAGGCGGGCTATGGGCTGGATGGCCAAGCGGAGACTGCGTACCGGCCCGACGGCGGCCCTGCCCGCCAAGCCGGATCCGGCCGAGCTGCTGCGCATCGTGCGGCTCGCCGACCCCGGGGCGAAGAAGGACGGCGACGACATCGTGGCCACCGACGTGCGGGTGTACGCGCCCGTGGAGGCCGAGCCCGAGCTGACCGGTGGCGAGCTGGAGAAGGTGTGGGCGGTCAGGGTGGCCGCCGAGGGGCCGCTGCCGCTGAACTTCTTCGACCGCTATCTCGCCGAGGGCCTGGCCTTCCGGCTCAAGGGGCTGGCGGTGTGCCGGGGCGAGGTGAGCGACCCGGCCGACGAGGAGGAGAGCGGGCCGGCCGTCATCCTTCCCACGCGGCCGACCGCCGAGGAGCTGGCGCCGCTGCTGGAGCAGGACGAGGAGGACGAGTTCGCGTTCAGGGCCGGTGACATCAGGGCCGTGCTCGTCCCGGAGAAGGGGCAGCCGCCCGCCGTGCAGGAGCTCCTGCCCTTCGCCGTCGAGCTGACCGCGATCGAGTTGCGCGGCGACGAGCCCGCCAAGCTGGGCGCGCTCGCCCTGGAGCTGGCCGAGGCGCTGAACGGGCTGGTCGTGGACCGCTGGCGGTTCCGGATCGACGCGGCGGAGGAGCTGGTCCCGCCCACGCGTGAGTAGAACCTCATTCTGTTGTAGTCTGCCCCTAGTAACCGAATAATGCTCGGTTTCCAGGAGGCACTGTGGCAGAGGCGTACATCGTCGGGGCGGTCCGCACCCCGGTCGGCAAGAAGAAGGGCGGCCTTTCCACCGTCCACCCCACTGACCTGGCCGCGCACACGCTGAAGGCGCTGATCGACCGCACGGGTGTCGACCCCGCGGCGGTCGAGGACGTCATCATGGGGTGCGTCATGCAGTTCGGCCCCCAGAGCATGGACATCGCGCGGAACGCCTGGCTGTCGGCGGGCCTGCCGGAGACCACCGCCGGTGTCACGATCGACCGGCAGTGCGGCTCCTCGCAGCAGTCGATCCACTTCGCCGCCCAGGGCGTGATGTCCGGCACCCAGGACCTGGTCGTGGCCGGCGGCGTGGAGTCGATGAGCATCGTGCCGATGGGCTCGTCGATCACGGCCGCGCTGGAGAAGGGCATGCCCTTCCCGTTCGGCGAGAAGTGGGTCGAACGGTACGGCAAGCAGGAGATCTCGCAGTTCCGCGGCGCGGAGCTGATGTGCGAGAAGTGGGGCTACACGCGGGAGACGCTGGAGCGGTTCGCGCTCGAGTCCCACCAGCGCGCCGCCAAGGCCATCGCCAACGGCTACTTCAAGGACCAGATCGCCCCCGTCAACGGCGTCGAGGACGACGAGGGGCCGCGGGCCGACACGACCCTGGAGAAGATGGCCACGCTCAAGACCCTGAAGGAGGGCGGCCAGATCACCGCCGCCACCTCCTCGCAGATCTCCGACGGCTCCGGCGCGGTGCTGATCGCCTCGGAGCAGGCGGTCAGGGACCACGGCCTGACGCCGCGGGCCCGCATCCACCAGCTCGCCCTCATGGGCGACGACCCGGTCTACATGCTGACCGCGCCGATCCCCGCCACGCGGCGGGCGCTGGAGAAGGCCGGCATGTCGATCGACGACATCGACGTGGTGGAGATCAACGAGGCGTTCGCGCCGGTGCCGCTGGCCTGGACGCACGAGCTCGGCGCCGACCCGGTCAAGGTCAACCCGAACGGCGGCGCCATCGCGCTCGGCCACCCGCTCGGCGGCACGGGCGCGATCCTGATGACCAAGCTCCTGCACGAGCTCGAGCGCACGGGCGGCCGGTACGGGCTGCAGACGATGTGCGAGGGCGGCGGCCAGGCCAACGTGACCATCATCGAGCGCCTCTAAAAAGCCTCTGAAAGGCATGAAAAGCGCGAGCGCCGCCTCCTGGCGTACGGTGGAGGCGGCGCTCGCCTAACTACCATCCTGGTAGTTGTCTAGCGGCCCTTCGGCGGGATGCGCCGGGGCGGCATGATCGGCCGTTGCGGCATCTTGGGCATCGGCCGCGTCACGGGCAATCCGGGAAGGTTCTTTTTCCGGGATGAACGGACTCGCATGAGGGAGCTCCTTTACACAGATTCACGACGCGGCTCATCGAGGCCGGTCGGCAAGCCGCGTCTGGACGGATGACGGGCTGTCTCGCTGCTGAGCAGCGGTGAATCACAGGTAAAGGCGCATGTCCATGACAGTACGGGCCGGCCGTAATCCCGTGCAACCGAATTAACGCCGGGCGGCCATCAGCCGGGACACCGCCACCGCCGCCCCCGACAGCGCCGCCACCAGCAGCGTGATCGACAGGGGCGCGGCGAAGTAGGTGAGCTGGGCCCACGTCACCGCCCGCCCGTTCATGAGGAACGAGATCAGGTCCGGATAGGCCGCCAGCACGGCCACGGGCAGCAGCACCGGCACCAGTCGCCACCAGACCCGCTTGCCCGCGCGCCGGGCCGCCCAGCGCCGGGCGCGCAGCACGCCCAGGACGCCGAGGCCCGCCGCGGCCGCCGCGAGCACGCCCAGCACCAGCTCGAACAGCTGCCGGTCGCCTCCGGGCACCTCAGGGGCGTGGCCCTCGCTCAGGGCGGTCAGTCCCTGCATGACGGTGTAGGTGTCGTCGGTCAGCGCCGCCCCGTTCGCCATGACGGCGAAGCCGTAGCCGGTCTTGGGCGAGACAGCCTCGACGGCGTTGTACGTGAACAGGTTCCCCGAGTGCACGAGCTGGCCGGTCTCCCGCTCGACGCCCCAGCCCATGCCGTAGTCGCGGATCTTGCCGGGCGTGTGCATGGCGTCCAGGCTCTCCCGCTTGACCAGCGGGCGCCCGTCGCCCGACTGCGCGATCAGCCACTTGCCCATGTCGGCGGCCGTGGTGATCACCCCGCCCGAGCCGCTGTCGTTGAGGAAGCCGGACAGCTCGGGTCGCGGGAGCCAGGCGCCGAAGATCGAGTTGTAGCCGTCGGCCGGCCGGACGACCTGGTCGCTGACGGCGCTGGACTTCATGCCCAGCGGGCCGAACACCCGCTCCCGCAGGTAGTCGCCGAACGGCTGCCCGGAGGCCACCTCGACCAGCCGGGCGGCCAGGTCGTAGTTGACGTTGCAGTACTCCCAGCGGGTGCCGGGGGCGGCGCGCAGCTCGGAGCCGGACAGCCGGGAGGTGTAGTCGGCCAGCGAGGTGGCGCCCTCCACCGCGGCGATGTCGACCGTCGTGTCCGACAGGCCGGAGGTCTGGTTCAGCAGCTGCCGTACGGTGATCGCCGCCGCGCGCGGGTCCGCCATCCTGAACCCCGGCAGCTGCGCGGCCACCGGCCCGTCCAGATTGATCTTGCCGCGCTCCACGAGCGTCATCACGGCCATCGCGGTGAACGACTTGCTGACCGAGGCGACGCGCATCGGGGTGTTCGCGGTGACGGGACGCCCCTCGGAGTCGTGGCCGTAGCCGGCCGCGTGCACGACCTCGCCGTTGTGCGTCACGACCACGGACATGCCGGGCAGGCCGGTGGAGTCCATGGCCTGGCGCAGGTAGGCGTCGATGGACTGGGAGGTCGGCTGCGGGGCGGGCGCGAGGGTCAGCGCCGTCGAGAGGCCGATCAGGAGGGACTTCACTGCTATCACGGAGAGAAACCTAGGAAGTCACCCCCGTCCTCCGGATCGGCCGACCGTCCAGTACCACCCCTGACGAAAGTCAGGTCAGGCGCTCCGGGACGGTGTTGTGGACCTGCTGGAAGATCACCGACGTGCGGAAGCCGACGATCTCCTTGCGCTTGCTCAGCCGGTCGAGCAGGAACGAGTGCAGGTGGTCCAGGTCCTGCACCGCCACGTGCAGCAGGAAGTCGTCCCCGCCCGCCAGCACGAACACGCTGAGCACCTCCGGCATCGCCGCCGCCGACGACTTGAACGCGTTGATCACCGCCCGGCTCAGCGGCCGTACCTGGACCGAGACCATGGCCTGCACGCTCCGGTTGAGCGCGGCCGGGTCGATCTCGGCGTGGTAGCCGCGGATCACGCCGCGCCGGGTGAGCGACCTGACCCGCTCCAGACAGGTGGAGGGCGCGACGCCGAGCTGCCGGGCCAGCTCCCGGTTGGACTGCCGCGCATCCGTTTGGAGCAGGCGCACGATCTCCGAATCAAGTTCGTCCATGGCTGGATGGTCTCATGCGGTTCCGGCCATTCGTTCGGCTCGCGGGGGTTGGCGCCGAATGGGTGCATTACTTTCGGCGGCATGTCGGAACATCGCATAGGCGCAGCACACGGCACGGCACTGCTGGTCGGGGCGGTCCTGGGGCCGGGGATGCTGGTGCTGCCGCACCTCGCCGCCGATGCCGCGGGGCCCGCGTCCGTGCTGGCCTGGGCCGGGCTGATCGCGCTGAGCGTGCCCGTCGCGCTGACCTTCGCCGCGCTCGGCGCCAGGTACCCCGACGGCGGGGGAGTGGCGAGCTTCGCCGGGCTCGCGTTCGGCCGGCACGCCTCCGCCGTGGTCGGCTGGTGGTTCTACGGCGCCGTCCCCATCGGCACCGTCGCCGGCGCGCTGGTCGGCGGCCAGTACGTCGAGGCCACGCTGGGCATGGACGCCACCCTGGCCGCCTGCCTGATCCTGGGGGCCGCCTTCGCCGCCAACGCCGCCGGGCTGCGCGCCTCGGGAGGGCTGCAGATCGGCCTCGTCGTCCTGCTCGTCGCGCTCCTGGCCACGGCCGTGGTCACCGCCGCGCCGCACGCCGACCCGGGCAACTTCACCCCCTTCGCCCCGTACGGCGCCGCGGGCGTGGCGGACGCGGCCGGCGTGCTGCTGTTCGCCTTCGTCGGCTGGGAGGCGGCCAGCCACCTGTCGGCCGAGTTCGCCGGAAAGGGGAACGGCCTGGTCAGGGCCACCGCGGTGGCGCTCGTCGTGATCGGGATCCTGTACGTGGGCGTGTCGGTCACCTCCGTCGGCGTGCTCGGCCCCGGCATGACCGGCGTGCCGCTCACCGCGATGCTGGAGACCGGCATCGGCCCCGCCGCGCGGCCCGTCACCGGGGTGGTGGCGGTGCTGCTGACCTTCGGCGCGGTCAACACCTACCTCGCGGGGGCCTCCCGGCTGGGCGCGGCCATGGCCAGGGACGGGGCGCTGCCGGGCTGGTTCGCCAAGGGCGGGGCGCCGGGCGAGACGCCGTACCGGAGCCTGGGGCTGCTCGCCGTGCTCAGCGTGCCCGTGCTGGTGTGGGCGGTGGACCTGGACCTGCTCATGCGGGCCACCTCGGCCTGCCTGGCCGCGGTCACGGCGGCGGGCGTGGTGGCGGCGGTGCGGATGCTGCCCGCGGGGCGGCACCGGAACACGGCCGTGGTGGGCGCCGGGCTGTCGTTCGTGGCGCTGGCGTTCTGCGGCGGCTATCTCGTGGTGCCCGCCGTGCTCGCCTTGGTCGCGGTCGGGGCTCTGAAAGCGAATGTTCGTCGTTCGTACAGAATCAGGCGATGAGGCGCCGTCAGGCGGGCAGTACTCCTAGCACAGGACGGCGGATCGTCGGGAGGTGCTATGACCGAGCACGCCAAGTACGCGGAGTCCAGGGAGGTCGGCGAGCAGGCCCGCGAGAAGGAGTGGACGCGGCCCAGCTTCGCCAAGCAGCTCTTCCTCGGCGACTACCGGCTGGATCTCGTGTACCCCGTGCCGACGCTGTCCGACGAGGCGACCAAGCGGGGTGAGGAGTTCGTCAGGGCGGTGCGGCGCTACCTGGACGCCCACGTCGATCCCGCGCTCATCGAGCGGACCGCGCAGGTGCCCGACGAGGTGGTCAAGGGGCTGGCGGCGCTCGGGGCCTTCGGCATCACGATCGGCGAGGCGTACGGCGGGCTCGGGCTGCCCTACCTGTACTACTGCCGCACCCTCATGCTCGTCGGCTCGTACTGCCCGGCGCTGGCCACGCTGCTGTCGGCGCACCAGTCGATCGGGGTGCCGCAGCCGATCAAGCTGTTCGGCACCGAGGAGCAGAAGCGGGAGTTCCTGCCGAGGTGCGCGGCGGGCGAGATCTCAGCGTTCCTGCTGACCGAGCCCGACGTGGGCTCCGACCCGGCCCGCCTGTCCACCACCGCCGTGCGCGACGGCGACGACTACGTGCTCGACGGCGTCAAACTGTGGACGACGAACGGTGTCGTCGCCGATCTCCTGGTGGTCATGGCCAGGACCGGCAAGAAGATCAGCGCGTTCGTGGTCGAGGCCGACACTCCCGGCATCACGGTCAAGCGACGCAACGGCTTCATGGGGCTGCGCGGCATCGAGAATGGGGTCACCGAGTTCTCCCAGGTCAGGGTGCCTGCCAAAAACCTGATCGGGCGCGAGGGACAGGGCCTGAAGATCGCCCTGACCACGCTGAACACCGGCCGCCTGTCGCTGCCGGCCACCTGCGCGGGCAACGCCAAGTGGGCACTCAAGATCGCCCGCGAGTGGGGCAACGAGCGCGTGCAGTGGGGGCGCAGGGTCGGCGAGCACGAGGCCGTGGCCACGAAGATCGCGTTCATCGCGGCGAGCGCGTACGCGCTCGAAGCCCTCTGCGAGCTCACCAGCCGCCTGGCCGACGACCGGCGCAACGACATCAGGATCGAGGCGGCGCTGGCCAAGCTGTACGCGTCGGAGCTGTCGTACCAGGTGATCGACGAGCTGGTCCAGATCAGGGGCGGGCGCGGCTACGAGACCGCCGAGTCGCTCGTGGCGCGCGGCGAGCGCGGCGTGCCCGCCGAGCAGATGCTGCGCGACTCCCGCATCAACCGCATCTTCGAGGGCTCCTCCGAGATCATGCGGCTGATGATCACCCGCGAGGCGGTGGACGCCCACCTGTCGGCCGCCGGGGAGCTGATCAACCCCGACGCCTCCCGCCAGGAACGCGCCCAGGCCCTGCGCCGGGCCGGCGGCTTCTACGCCAGGTGGCTGCCCACGCTGGTGGCCGGCACCGGCAACCTGCCCGCGTCGTACGCCGACTTCGGCCCGCTGGCCACGCACCTGCGCTTCGTGGAGCGGACCAGCCGCAAGCTGGCCCGGTCCACCTTCTACGGCATGTCCCGCTGGCAGGGCCGGCTGGAGCACAAGCAGTCGTTCCTCGGCAGGCTCGTGGACATCGGGGCCGAGCTGTTCGCCATGACCGCCGTGTGCGTCAAGGCGGAGGAGGACTCCAGGGACCTCGGGCGGCGGCCGTACGAGCTCGCCGACACCTTCTGCCACCAGGCACGACGCCGCGTGGACGCGCTGTTCGCCCGGCTCTGGGACAACAGCGACGCGGGTGACGTGCGCCTGGCCGGCTACGTGCTCGACGGCCGCTACGGGTTCGTCGAGGAAGGCATCCTCGACCCCTCCATCGAGGGCCCGTGGATCGGCACGCCGCAGGGTGGGGAGAGTATCCGGAGAAAGATCCTCTGACGCCCGGTCTAGACCGGTTGTGAGGTTTTTCGGGTCTTAGCGTTTTCAAACTGATACGAGCCGGTATAGACCGGCTCGCAGATCCGGGCTTACGCTGGCGCAAACGCGTCGAGCTCCACGCTCGCGTGCCCCATCCCCCAGGACGGGGTCCGTTGGCTGGTACGGACCAGCACCCGTCCGACGAGAAGGCGGTATCTCCAGTGAACATGAAGCTTGTGGGCGGCGCCGCTCTCGGCCTTGCCACGATGCTGGTCCTGGCCGGCTGCGGCTCCGGCGGTTCCGGCGGCTCCGGCGACGGCGGGGGCAACACGCAGGCGTCGGGCGGCGGGCAGGTCACCCTGAAGATGGTCGCCGCCGACTACGGCGACGGCCCCGGCAAGCCGAACTCGGGCGAGACGTTCTGGAAGGGCGTCGTGGACGAGTTCCAGGCCGCCAACCCGAACATCAAGGTCGACGTCCAGGTCATCAACTGGAACGACATCGACAAGCAGGTCGCCACCATGGTCCAGAACGGCCAGGTGCCCGACATCCTGCAGACCGGCGACTACTCCGGCTTCGTCAAGGACGGGCTGCTCTACAAGGTGGACGAGGTGCTGTCGCCGAACGTCTCGGGCGACATGCTGCAGAAGTTCGCCGAGTTCGGCAAGGTCGACGGCACCGCGTACGGCATCCCGTTCGTCTCCTCCGCGCGGGCGCTGTTCTACAACAAGGACCTGTTCCAGAAGGCCGGCATCGCCGAGCCGCCGAAGACGTGGGACGAGCTCAAGGCCGACGCCGAGAAGCTGAAGAAGGCCGGCGTCACGCAGCCGTTCGGCCTGCCGCTCGGCCAGGAGGAGGCCCAGGGCGAGTCGTTCCTGTGGATGCTGGGCAACGGCGGCGGCTACAAGGACGCCTCCGGCAAGTGGGCGATCAACTCGCCGCAGAACGTCGAGACGTTCACGTACATGAAGGGCCTGGTCGACGCGGGCCTGACCACCCCCAACCCGGGCACCAAGGACCGCAAGACGGTCTGGGAGGACTTCGGCGCGGGCAAGGTCGGCATGGTCAACGGCGGCCCCATGTCCATCCCGATCTTCGACGCGGCCGGGCTGAAGAACTACGGCGTCGCGCCGATCCCCGGCAAGAGCGGCCCGCTCGACACCACGCTCGGCGTCATGGACTGGATCATGGCGTTCAACAAGAACGGCCACGCCGCCGAGATCAAGAAGTTCTTCGACTTCTTCTACACCGGCAGCGCCGCCCAGAAGATCTCCGACACGTACAAGCTGCTGCCCGTCACCAACGGCGGCATCCAGAAGCTGTCGGGCGACGAGAAGCTCAAGCCGTTCCTCGACGCGCTGCCCAACGCCAGCTTCTACCCCTTCCAGGACCCCAAGTGGGCCGAGGTGAACCCGGCGATCAAGCAGACCATCGGCGGGGCCGTCAAGGACGACCCGGCCAAGGTCCTCGGTGAGCTGCAGAAGACCGCCGAAGCGGCCGGCTGACAGGTCGGGGGCCCGTGCGGCCGGCGCTCTCAGCGGTGCCGGCCGCACCGTCTTGGAAGGTTGCTCATGAGAAGGTTGCGCGCCCTGGAGCCCCTCGCGTGGGTCGGGCCCGCCGTGGTGCTGATCGCGCTGGTCGTGCTCTGGCCCGTGATCGAGATGATCAGGTCGTCGTTCCTCAAGATCAGCCGCTTCGGGGTGGTCCAGGGAGGCAACGGCTTGGCGAACTACGAGAAGCTGTTCGCCGAGAAGGACTTCGCCGACATCATGGTCCGCAGCGTGATCTGGGTGGTCGCGGTCGTCGCGCTCACCGTGCTGATCTCGCTGGCCCTCGCCCAGCTGTTCAACCAGAACTTCCCGCTGCGCAAGGCGGCCCGGTGGGCGCTGATCGCGCCGTGGGCCGCGTCGGTGCTGATGACGGCGATCATCTTCAAGTGGATGCTCGACCCCGAGGTCGGCGTGATCAACCAGATCCGGCTGAAGCTGGGGCTGATCGACGCGATGGGCGGGGCCTCGGCCGACCAGCTCGGCGACGCCTCCACCGCGATGCCGTGGCTGGTGTTCGTGGCCGTCTTCGTGTCGGTGCCGTTCACCACGTACGCGCTGCTGGCCGGGCTGGCGACGATCCCCGCCGACGTCTATGAGGCGGCCAAGATGGACGGAGCCGGCCGGCTGCGGACGTACTGGTCGATCACGCTGCCGCTGCTGCGGCCCGCGCTCACGGTGGCGGCGCTCATCAACGTCATGAACGTCTTCAACAGCTTCCCGATCATCTGGGCCATGACGCACGGCCAGCCCGGCTACTCCACGGCCACCTCGACGATCCTCATGTTCATCCTCAAGGGCTCGAACATCGGCGAGTCGGCGGCCATGTCCGTCGTCAACTTCGGCATGGTGATCATCCTGACCGCGATCTTCCTCAAGGTCTCCCGCTGGAACAAGGAGGTGGCGTGATGGCGATCAAGACCCTGCCGTCGCAGGCCACCCGGCCGCGCCCCCACGTCAGGCCGGCGCCGCGGCGCGGCATGCCGAAGCTCAAGACCGTGCTCGTCGCGGCCGCCGCGTACGTCGTCGCGTTCGTCTTCCTGTTCCCGTACGTGGTGATGCTGCTCACCTCGCTGCGCTCGCAGGAGTCGCTGCGCGAGGTGTCGTTCTGGCCGAAGGAGTGGGTGTGGTCCAACCTCGCCAACTTCTGGACCAGCGGCCTGGCCGGCAACCTGTGGGTGACGCTCAAGGTCGCCGGCGGCTCGACCGTGCTGGTGCTCCTGGTGGCGCTGCCGGCCGCGTACTACTCGGCCCGGCACCACTTCAGGGGGCGCACGGCGTTCCTGATCCTCGTGCTGATCACCCAGATGTTCCAGCCCACGGCCATGCTGGTCGGCATCTACCGCGAGTTCTACCAGTTCGGGCTGGTGGACTCGATCTGGTCGCTGATCCTCGTGAACGGCGGGTTCAACCTGGCGTTCGCGGTGTGGATCCTGAACGCGTACTTCGCCTCGATCCCGCGCGAGCTGGAGGAGGCGGCGTTCATCGACGGGAACGGGCGCTTCGGTGCGCTGTTCAGGATCACGCTGCCGCTGGCCATGCCCGGCGTCATCACGGCGCTGATCTTCACCTTCATCGCCGCCTGGAACGAGTTCGTGGTCGCCCTGACCCTGACCACCACGCCGGAGAACCAGCCGCTCACGGTGGCGCTCAACTCGTTCATCGGTCAGTACCAGGTGGACTGGCAGAACCTGTTCGCCGGGTCGGTGATCGCCACCATCCCCGTGATCATCCTCTTCGCGCTGATCGAGCGGAAGGTGGTGGGCGGCCTCACGGCCGGGTCGATCAAGTAGCGCCTACGCCTTGGGCTGGGGCACCCGTGCCACGCAGAAGACCGTCTGGCCGAACGGTGGCCTGATGAACCGCTCGATGAAGCGGGTCGTCGGGACCACCGTACGGTCGTAGATCTTGACCAGGCGCGGGTCGGGGTAGCCGACGCCGCCCCGGCGCACGGCGGCCCACCAGGCGATGCCGCCCAGGAAGTTGATCGGCTTGAGCACCTCGACGTCCAGGCCCGCCTTGGCGACCGTCGCGCCGAGCGTCTTGGGCGTGTAGCGCTGGACGTGGCCCACCTTGCGGTCGAAGTCTCCGTAGAGCTGCATGTAGCCGGGCACCCAGATGATGATCCGCCCGCCCGGCAGCGTGACCCGGGCCAGCGAGCGCAGCGCCTCGGCGTCCTCCTCGATGTGCTCCAGGACGTTCATCATGACGACGGTGTCGACCTTGTCCTCAAGGGGGATGTCGGTCGGCAGCCCGAACTGCAGGACGTCGATGTCGTCGCGGCCCGCGAACCGCTTTTCCAGCTGCTCGACGCAGTAGGGGTCGAAGTCACTCACGACCAGCCTGTCGAGCCGCGGCAGGAACTGCTCGGCGAAGTGGCCGAGGCCCGAGCCGATCTCCAGCATCGAACGGCCGACATGCGGGGCGACCATGTCCAGCTCGTACTGCCGATAGTTCTTGGCCTCGTCCCCACCCAGGTGGTTCTCCAGGGCCTCGTCACCGGCCGCCGGTTGCACTACACGGTCATACCCAGACATAGTCCCGTTCCTTCTCGGGGGGCTCATGGATTGCCCGAGTCTAATGCCCCGATCACTGGTGACGTTCACCCGATACGCGAAAGACCCTTCCCCGGGGCGCCTCGAATGGGGTGGAATCTGACTCGCCATGAACGACGACGAGGCGATCGAGCGCTCGCTCGCCGGTGACCAAGCCGCCTATGAGGTGCTGGTCGCCCGCTACAGCGCGCTCGCCCACCGTACCGCTTTCATGCTGGGGGCGGGGGACGAGGCCGAGGACGTCGTGCAGGAGGCGTTCGTCAAGGCGTACCGGCACCTGCCGGGTTTCCGCAGGAGCTCGCCGTTCCGCCCGTGGCTGCTGCGGATCGTGGCCAACGAGACCCACAACCTGACCCGCTCGCGGGGCCGCCGCTCCGAGCTGGCCTTACGGTTGAGCGCCACGACGTCCGCGGCCGCGCCCGACGACCCCGAGGGCACCGCGGTGGCCGGCGACCGGCGCTCGCGCCTGCTGGAGGCGGTACGCCGGCTGCCCGAGCGGGAACGCCAGGCCGTCGTCTGCCGGTACTTCTTACAGCTGACCGAGGCGGAGACGGCGCAGGTGCTCGACTGGCCCGTGGGCACCGTCAAGTCCAGCACGCATCGGGGGCTGGCCCGGCTGAGGGAGGAGGTGGGCAATGAACTCGCGTGAGCCTTCCGACGACCTGGAGGCCGAACTCCTGGCGCTCGGCGACCTCCTCGACGTCCCCTCCGGCCCGCCGCCCTCCGACGTGGCCGCGGCCGTACGCGCCCGCCTGGAGGACGCTCACGGTGAGGCGCCCGATCCCCTCCGGTCTCACCCCCCGGCGCGGCGCCGCCGGCGCGCGAGGTGGAAGGTCGTCACGGCCGTCGTCCTCGTCGTCATCGCGATCACGGCCGCGACCCCCCAGGGGCGGGCGGCGGTGGTACGGATCCTGCGCTTCGCCGGGATCGAGCTCCGGGTCGGCGACGCGCAGCCCAAGCCCGTCATCAGCGTCACGCCCCTGCCGTACGAGCACACCGTGGACCAGGACGGCC
This region includes:
- a CDS encoding carbohydrate ABC transporter permease, which gives rise to MAIKTLPSQATRPRPHVRPAPRRGMPKLKTVLVAAAAYVVAFVFLFPYVVMLLTSLRSQESLREVSFWPKEWVWSNLANFWTSGLAGNLWVTLKVAGGSTVLVLLVALPAAYYSARHHFRGRTAFLILVLITQMFQPTAMLVGIYREFYQFGLVDSIWSLILVNGGFNLAFAVWILNAYFASIPRELEEAAFIDGNGRFGALFRITLPLAMPGVITALIFTFIAAWNEFVVALTLTTTPENQPLTVALNSFIGQYQVDWQNLFAGSVIATIPVIILFALIERKVVGGLTAGSIK
- a CDS encoding class I SAM-dependent methyltransferase, which produces MSGYDRVVQPAAGDEALENHLGGDEAKNYRQYELDMVAPHVGRSMLEIGSGLGHFAEQFLPRLDRLVVSDFDPYCVEQLEKRFAGRDDIDVLQFGLPTDIPLEDKVDTVVMMNVLEHIEEDAEALRSLARVTLPGGRIIIWVPGYMQLYGDFDRKVGHVQRYTPKTLGATVAKAGLDVEVLKPINFLGGIAWWAAVRRGGVGYPDPRLVKIYDRTVVPTTRFIERFIRPPFGQTVFCVARVPQPKA
- a CDS encoding RNA polymerase sigma factor, whose protein sequence is MNDDEAIERSLAGDQAAYEVLVARYSALAHRTAFMLGAGDEAEDVVQEAFVKAYRHLPGFRRSSPFRPWLLRIVANETHNLTRSRGRRSELALRLSATTSAAAPDDPEGTAVAGDRRSRLLEAVRRLPERERQAVVCRYFLQLTEAETAQVLDWPVGTVKSSTHRGLARLREEVGNELA